ACCCCACCGAACCGGAGGACGATGTCTCCGTTTGAAAGCCCCGCCGCCTCGGCCGGGCTGCCCGGGAGAAAATCGCTCACCAGGGCGCCCTCCGGCGCCTTGGCGCCGAACTTGCGGGCAAGCTCCGGGGTGAGCTCCTGGATGCCGATGCCCAGCCAGCCGCGCACCACGCGTCCCCGCCCGATGAGTTGCTCGGCGATGGAGCGCGCCATGTTGCTGGGCACCGCAAACCCGATGCCCTGGTAGCCCCCGCTCCGGGAAAAGAGGGCCGTGTTCACCCCGATGAGGTTCCCGGTGGTATCCACCAGGGGGCCGCCGGAGTTGCCGGGGTTGATGGCCGCGTCGGTCTGGATGAAGTCCTCATAGTCGGCAATGCCCACGTTGGCCCGGCCCACCGCGCTTACGATGCCCATGGTCACCGTGTGGCTCAACCCGAAGGGGTTGCCCACGGCCAGGGCGAACTCCCCCACGCTCAGGGCGTCGGAGTCCCCCCAGGGGACGGTGGGCAGGGCATCCGCCGATATCTTCACCACGGCCAGGTCGGTCTTGGGGTCGGCCCCGATGAGGACCCCCCTGAAAACGCGCCGGTCATAGAGGGTCACCTTTATCTTCTCGGCCCCCATGACCACGTGGCTGCTGGTCAGGATGTAGCCGTCGGGGGAAATGACAAGGCCAGAGCCCAGCCCGTGCTCCATCACTGTCCCGGTCTTCCCGCTCTCCGCCCAGGGGCCGAAGAGGCCGTCAAAATAGTCCCCGAAGGGCTCGGCTCCGCGGGATGAGGCCTCGCCGGTCCTCACCGTGGAGATGTTGACCACCGCGGGGGTAACGGCCTTGGCGATGGCCGCGAAGTCCTTTACCGGAGGGGCGGGAACCTCTCCGGCCGCCGCCCCCGCGGGAGCCCGCGTGACGTGCGGCGGGAAGCTTCCCCGGTGCGCAAGAAAGGCCATCCCCAGGGCAAAGCCCAGGACGAAAATGACAGCGAAGACAAGTACCTTTCGGGCCATTAAAATTTATTATAATCCCATGTGTTAAGCCATGTAAAGCAATAGTGCGCATATGCACGGGGACTTTTCTCCGCTTTTCAAAATCCCCCGGCGTCATTTATAATTATCGATGCCCGCTCTGGTCGTTATTCCCGCCCGATATGCGTCCACCCGTTTCCCGGGAAAGGCCTTGGCCCCCCTTTGCGGCAAACCCCTCATCCGCCATGTTTATGAGAACTGCCGGGGTGCCCGCCTTGCAGATGCCGTCGTGGTGGCCACCGACAGCGAGGAGATTGCGGCGGCCGTGGCGGCCTTCGGCGGGAAGGCCGTCCTTACCTCCGCGCTGCATGCCACGGGGACGGACCGGGTGGCCGAGGCGGCCCGGGAGCTCGATTATGATATAATTGTCAATGTTCAGGGCGATGAACCCCTCATGAAGCCTGAGATTATCGACACCGCCATCGAACTTCTGGAAGACCGGCGGGCCTCCATCGGCACCACAGCCAAGAGAATCACCAGCACCGAGGAAATCCTGGACCCCAACGTGGTGAAGGTGGCCCTGGACGGGGAGGGGTTTGCGCTTTATTTCTCCCGCGCCCCCATCCCCTGGCACCGGGACCGCTGGAAGGACCTCTCGGGTGTGCAGGCCGCGGGGGCCGCGCTTTACAAGCACATCGGCATCTACGCCTACCGCAGGGAGGCCCTTCTGAGGCTCTCGGCCC
This sequence is a window from Nitrospirota bacterium. Protein-coding genes within it:
- the kdsB gene encoding 3-deoxy-manno-octulosonate cytidylyltransferase, which gives rise to MPALVVIPARYASTRFPGKALAPLCGKPLIRHVYENCRGARLADAVVVATDSEEIAAAVAAFGGKAVLTSALHATGTDRVAEAARELDYDIIVNVQGDEPLMKPEIIDTAIELLEDRRASIGTTAKRITSTEEILDPNVVKVALDGEGFALYFSRAPIPWHRDRWKDLSGVQAAGAALYKHIGIYAYRREALLRLSALRPTALEETERLEQLRALECGMKIKVGQTVHDTWGVDTPEDLEKAERWLNSSS
- a CDS encoding DegQ family serine endoprotease is translated as MARKVLVFAVIFVLGFALGMAFLAHRGSFPPHVTRAPAGAAAGEVPAPPVKDFAAIAKAVTPAVVNISTVRTGEASSRGAEPFGDYFDGLFGPWAESGKTGTVMEHGLGSGLVISPDGYILTSSHVVMGAEKIKVTLYDRRVFRGVLIGADPKTDLAVVKISADALPTVPWGDSDALSVGEFALAVGNPFGLSHTVTMGIVSAVGRANVGIADYEDFIQTDAAINPGNSGGPLVDTTGNLIGVNTALFSRSGGYQGIGFAVPSNMARSIAEQLIGRGRVVRGWLGIGIQELTPELARKFGAKAPEGALVSDFLPGSPAEAAGLSNGDIVLRFGGVRVDGPAELRNLVARSTPGAKVSVEILRGGRRHEMSVTVGETPREAERPAAAPPGERRHDVFSGLRVIALTGEVASQLNVPSGRGAVVAGVREGSPAAEAGLRRGDVILEVEQRRIQGPADFRALSAASRPGATVMLYINRGGRKFYVTVAAS